From a region of the Cucumis sativus cultivar 9930 chromosome 6, Cucumber_9930_V3, whole genome shotgun sequence genome:
- the LOC101206750 gene encoding YTH domain-containing protein ECT4 isoform X2 has protein sequence MYNEGANPEFIFDQGVYYPTAANYGYYCTGFESPGEWEDHSRIFGIDGPDVQYAGAQNENSSYVYYTPSYGYAQSQYNPYNPYIHGAMIGPDGPYLGAQQFYTIPSYDSSVTSPAYVPVILQPDIVPNSSIDLIDPSINRSNGNGRMQKNESSGSFSRNHSKPALDQRNSLARLSEVPRANVGPSKQSGTIASISAGGHAGSVSSRVFQGRGAYGSIQPVDDISNGKAAIAKFQPKVQVGRVPDSGNASSDALSEQNRGPRISRSKAQLALKAYTTKAGDGNADGNIIIYTDQYNKDDFPIEYADAKFFVIKSYSEDDVHKSIKYNVWSSTPNGNKKLNIAYEDARRIVSAKSRSCPVFLFFSVNASGQFCGVAEMVGPVDFNKDMDFWQQDKWNGSFPVKWHIIKDVPNNNFRHVILENNENKPVTNSRDTQEIPLKKGLEMLKLFKSHTLKTSLLDDFIYYENRQKIMQEEKARLVIRRLERPYFVPALDHTRQLNCVIELPLREDKNLNKANDGPRVLERNVASRAEQQVYSNPGNSGAVVVKENPKSNAEEKVDVASTLKMESLEISPKVVENPLGGTTPAAASDTNSKNHTEVVTVGSMPIKVNGYNTETSGVLTVGTIPLDPKALQLDKEDAFLNNGSQHK, from the exons ATGTACAATGAAGGAGCCAACCCTGAGTTTATTTTTGATCAGGGTGTTTATTATCCTACTGCCGCCAATTATGGTTATTACTGTACAG GATTTGAATCACCTGGCGAATGGGAGGACCATTCTCGGATTTTTGGTATAGATGGTCCAGATGTCCAGTACGCG GGTGCTCAAAATGAGAATTCAtcttatgtatattatacGCCAAGCTATGGATATGCACAGTCTCAATACAATCCGTATAATCCTTACATACATGGTGCTATGATAGGACCAGATGGTCCATATCTAGGAGCCCAACAGTTTTACACCATTCCTTCTTATGACAGCTCTGTTACTTCTCCTGCTTATGTCCCTGTTATTCTTCAGCCGGATATTGTCCCCAATAGTTCCATTGACTTGATTGACCCTTCAATTAATAGATCTaatggaaatggaagaatGCAAAAAAATGAGAGTTCTGGAAGCTTTTCTAGGAACCACTCCAAACCTGCTTTAGACCAGAGAAATTCTTTGGCAAGGTTATCAGAAGTGCCAAGAGCTAATGTTGGTCCAAGTAAGCAAAGTGGAACAATTGCTAGCATTTCTGCTGGTGGTCATGCTGGATCAGTTTCATCACGTGTTTTTCAg GGTAGGGGTGCTTATGGGTCAATTCAACCAGTAGATGACATATCAAATGGAAAG GCTGCGATCGCTAAATTTCAGCCTAAGGTTCAAGTTGGTAGAGTTCCGGATAGTGGAAATGCTAGTTCAGATGCATTAAGTGAGCAGAATCGAGGTCCTAGAATCAGCAGATCTAAAGCCCAACTGGCTCTGAAAGCCTACACAACCAAGGCTGGAGATGGTAATGCAGATGGAAACATTATTATCTACACAGATCAGTATAACAAAGATGATTTTCCTATTGAATACGCGGATGCAaaattttttgtaataaaatcTTACAGTGAGGATGATGTCCACAAGAGCATTAAGTATAATGTTTGGTCGTCTACTCCCAACGGGAATAAGAAACTCAATATTGCATATGAAGATGCTCGGAGAATAGTTTCAGCAAAATCAAGAAGCTGTCCCgtattcctttttttctct gTCAATGCAAGTGGTCAGTTCTGTGGTGTAGCAGAGATGGTTGGCCCTGTAGACTTCAACAAGGATATGGATTTTTGGCAGCAGGATAAGTGGAATGGAAGTTTCCCCGTTAAGTGGCACATAATCAAAGATGTGCCGAACAACAACTTTAGGCACGTCATTTTGGAGAATAATGAAAACAAACCTGTTACTAACAGCAGAGATACCCAAGAG ATACCACTCAAAAAAGGTCTGGAGATGCTTAAATTATTCAAGAGCCACACATTAAAGACTTCTTTACTTGACGACTTCATTTATTATGAAAACCGTCAGAAGATCATGCAAGAAGAGAAAGCGCGGTTGGTTATTAGAAGGCTCGAGCGTCCCTATTTTGTACCTGCATTAGATCATACTCGACAGCTAAATTGTGTTATTGAGCTGCCTTTGAGAGAGGATAAGAATCTCAACAAGGCCAATGATGGTCCAAGGGTGTTGGAAAGGAATGTAGCCTCAAGAGCCGAACAGCAGGTTTACTCAAACCCTGGTAATTCTGGTGCTGTGGTAGTGAAGGAAAATCCAAAATCCAATGCCGAAGAAAAAGTTGACGTTGCATCGACATTGAAGATGGAATCACTTGAAATAAGCCCGAAAGTGGTTGAAAATCCTCTAGGGGGTACTACACCCGCTGCTGCTAGTGatacaaattccaaaaatcatACTGAAGTTGTCACTGTAGGATCAATGCCAATCAAAGTTAACGGCTATAATACTGAAACTTCTGGTGTTTTGACCGTGGGAACGATTCCGCTCGATCCTAAAGCCCTGCAGCTCGACAAAGAAGATGCGTTCCTCAATAACGGGTCTCAACACAAATGA
- the LOC101206750 gene encoding YTH domain-containing protein ECT4 isoform X1, whose translation MYNEGANPEFIFDQGVYYPTAANYGYYCTGFESPGEWEDHSRIFGIDGPDVQYAGAQNENSSYVYYTPSYGYAQSQYNPYNPYIHGAMIGPDGPYLGAQQFYTIPSYDSSVTSPAYVPVILQPDIVPNSSIDLIDPSINRSNGNGRMQKNESSGSFSRNHSKPALDQRNSLARLSEVPRANVGPSKQSGTIASISAGGHAGSVSSRVFQGRGAYGSIQPVDDISNGKVVSQQSQFRGPHPINNAFSDFRSSAHGQAAIAKFQPKVQVGRVPDSGNASSDALSEQNRGPRISRSKAQLALKAYTTKAGDGNADGNIIIYTDQYNKDDFPIEYADAKFFVIKSYSEDDVHKSIKYNVWSSTPNGNKKLNIAYEDARRIVSAKSRSCPVFLFFSVNASGQFCGVAEMVGPVDFNKDMDFWQQDKWNGSFPVKWHIIKDVPNNNFRHVILENNENKPVTNSRDTQEIPLKKGLEMLKLFKSHTLKTSLLDDFIYYENRQKIMQEEKARLVIRRLERPYFVPALDHTRQLNCVIELPLREDKNLNKANDGPRVLERNVASRAEQQVYSNPGNSGAVVVKENPKSNAEEKVDVASTLKMESLEISPKVVENPLGGTTPAAASDTNSKNHTEVVTVGSMPIKVNGYNTETSGVLTVGTIPLDPKALQLDKEDAFLNNGSQHK comes from the exons ATGTACAATGAAGGAGCCAACCCTGAGTTTATTTTTGATCAGGGTGTTTATTATCCTACTGCCGCCAATTATGGTTATTACTGTACAG GATTTGAATCACCTGGCGAATGGGAGGACCATTCTCGGATTTTTGGTATAGATGGTCCAGATGTCCAGTACGCG GGTGCTCAAAATGAGAATTCAtcttatgtatattatacGCCAAGCTATGGATATGCACAGTCTCAATACAATCCGTATAATCCTTACATACATGGTGCTATGATAGGACCAGATGGTCCATATCTAGGAGCCCAACAGTTTTACACCATTCCTTCTTATGACAGCTCTGTTACTTCTCCTGCTTATGTCCCTGTTATTCTTCAGCCGGATATTGTCCCCAATAGTTCCATTGACTTGATTGACCCTTCAATTAATAGATCTaatggaaatggaagaatGCAAAAAAATGAGAGTTCTGGAAGCTTTTCTAGGAACCACTCCAAACCTGCTTTAGACCAGAGAAATTCTTTGGCAAGGTTATCAGAAGTGCCAAGAGCTAATGTTGGTCCAAGTAAGCAAAGTGGAACAATTGCTAGCATTTCTGCTGGTGGTCATGCTGGATCAGTTTCATCACGTGTTTTTCAg GGTAGGGGTGCTTATGGGTCAATTCAACCAGTAGATGACATATCAAATGGAAAGGTTGTTTCTCAACAAAGTCAATTTAGAGGACCTCATCCTATCAATAATGCCTTTTCTGACTTTCGATCAAGTGCTCATGGACAGGCTGCGATCGCTAAATTTCAGCCTAAGGTTCAAGTTGGTAGAGTTCCGGATAGTGGAAATGCTAGTTCAGATGCATTAAGTGAGCAGAATCGAGGTCCTAGAATCAGCAGATCTAAAGCCCAACTGGCTCTGAAAGCCTACACAACCAAGGCTGGAGATGGTAATGCAGATGGAAACATTATTATCTACACAGATCAGTATAACAAAGATGATTTTCCTATTGAATACGCGGATGCAaaattttttgtaataaaatcTTACAGTGAGGATGATGTCCACAAGAGCATTAAGTATAATGTTTGGTCGTCTACTCCCAACGGGAATAAGAAACTCAATATTGCATATGAAGATGCTCGGAGAATAGTTTCAGCAAAATCAAGAAGCTGTCCCgtattcctttttttctct gTCAATGCAAGTGGTCAGTTCTGTGGTGTAGCAGAGATGGTTGGCCCTGTAGACTTCAACAAGGATATGGATTTTTGGCAGCAGGATAAGTGGAATGGAAGTTTCCCCGTTAAGTGGCACATAATCAAAGATGTGCCGAACAACAACTTTAGGCACGTCATTTTGGAGAATAATGAAAACAAACCTGTTACTAACAGCAGAGATACCCAAGAG ATACCACTCAAAAAAGGTCTGGAGATGCTTAAATTATTCAAGAGCCACACATTAAAGACTTCTTTACTTGACGACTTCATTTATTATGAAAACCGTCAGAAGATCATGCAAGAAGAGAAAGCGCGGTTGGTTATTAGAAGGCTCGAGCGTCCCTATTTTGTACCTGCATTAGATCATACTCGACAGCTAAATTGTGTTATTGAGCTGCCTTTGAGAGAGGATAAGAATCTCAACAAGGCCAATGATGGTCCAAGGGTGTTGGAAAGGAATGTAGCCTCAAGAGCCGAACAGCAGGTTTACTCAAACCCTGGTAATTCTGGTGCTGTGGTAGTGAAGGAAAATCCAAAATCCAATGCCGAAGAAAAAGTTGACGTTGCATCGACATTGAAGATGGAATCACTTGAAATAAGCCCGAAAGTGGTTGAAAATCCTCTAGGGGGTACTACACCCGCTGCTGCTAGTGatacaaattccaaaaatcatACTGAAGTTGTCACTGTAGGATCAATGCCAATCAAAGTTAACGGCTATAATACTGAAACTTCTGGTGTTTTGACCGTGGGAACGATTCCGCTCGATCCTAAAGCCCTGCAGCTCGACAAAGAAGATGCGTTCCTCAATAACGGGTCTCAACACAAATGA